In one Mus caroli chromosome 14, CAROLI_EIJ_v1.1, whole genome shotgun sequence genomic region, the following are encoded:
- the Arl11 gene encoding ADP-ribosylation factor-like protein 11: MGSVNSRGHKAEAQVVMMGLDSAGKTTILYKLKGNQLVDTLPTVGFNVEPLEAPGHVSLTLWDIGGQAQLRATWKDYLEGIDLLVYVLDSTDEARLPEAVAELKEVLEDPNMAGVPFLVLANKQEAPGALPLLEIRNRLGLEGFQKHCWELRACSALTGQGLREALQSLLHLLKSR, encoded by the coding sequence ATGGGCTCTGTGAATTCCAGAGGTCACAAGGCAGAGGCCCAGGTGGTAATGATGGGCCTCGACTCTGCTGGCAAGACCACAATCCTGTACAAACTGAAAGGAAACCAGCTGGTGGATACCCTACCCACTGTTGGTTTTAATGTAGAGCCTCTTGAGGCTCCTGGACATGTGTCACTGACTCTCTGGGACATTGGGGGACAGGCCCAGCTCAGAGCTACCTGGAAGGACTACCTGGAAGGCATCGACCTCCTTGTGTATGTGCTGGACAGCACAGATGAAGCCCGCTTGCCTGAGGCAGTGGCTGAGCTCAAGGAAGTCCTGGAAGACCCCAACATGGCCGGTGTCCCCTTCTTGGTACTGGCCAACAAGCAGGAGGCTCCTGGTGCTCTGCCGTTGCTTGAAATCAGAAACAGGCTAGGCCTGGAAGGGTTCCAAAAGCATTGCTGGGAGCTACGGGCTTGCAGCGCTCTCACAGGACAGGGGCTGCGGGAAGCCCTGCAGAGCCTGCTGCATTTGCTGAAGTCCCGCTAA